In Kordia antarctica, the following proteins share a genomic window:
- a CDS encoding DUF2589 domain-containing protein encodes MSLSKYNPGQELASIDFESMIGGPLISVVNAQAQASMSSVDFIQKVGFTEDKEPIYVSFKYPKQVAPYREGNEGQVIAVNVTAAGSGYTVAPTVAISGTGGAGSTGTAYLTPSGGIDRIEVDNPGSGYPSTGTTIAITPNAADTGVTTATATVAVGAEEAKAAQFQEMRIEVPILTMLPIPFIRIDETTVDFNAKINSVESRNVETEFGIKGDLTVKQRWPGGSAKLSVSASYKRKSQQGFNIEKTYSMAVHVRAVQDEMPAGMEKLLGILENAIVSTPTAIPAA; translated from the coding sequence ATGAGTTTATCAAAATATAACCCAGGACAAGAACTGGCGAGTATCGATTTTGAATCTATGATTGGAGGTCCATTAATCTCAGTTGTGAACGCGCAAGCGCAAGCATCAATGAGTTCCGTAGACTTTATCCAAAAAGTAGGATTCACAGAAGACAAAGAACCAATATATGTGTCTTTTAAATATCCAAAACAAGTAGCTCCGTACCGAGAAGGAAATGAAGGGCAAGTTATTGCTGTGAATGTAACAGCAGCGGGAAGCGGATATACTGTTGCGCCAACTGTTGCAATTTCTGGTACTGGTGGAGCTGGATCTACAGGAACGGCTTATTTGACTCCTTCTGGAGGAATTGATCGTATTGAGGTAGATAATCCTGGAAGTGGTTATCCTTCAACAGGAACAACAATTGCGATTACTCCAAATGCAGCAGACACAGGTGTAACAACAGCGACAGCGACTGTTGCCGTAGGAGCAGAAGAAGCAAAAGCAGCACAATTTCAAGAAATGAGAATTGAAGTGCCAATCTTAACAATGTTACCAATTCCTTTTATTCGTATTGATGAAACTACAGTAGATTTCAACGCGAAAATTAATTCAGTAGAATCTAGAAATGTAGAAACTGAGTTTGGTATCAAAGGAGATTTAACAGTAAAACAACGTTGGCCAGGCGGATCAGCAAAATTAAGTGTATCTGCATCCTATAAGCGTAAATCGCAACAAGGATTCAACATAGAAAAAACATATTCTATGGCAGTACACGTAAGAGCTGTTCAAGATGAAATGCCGGCAGGAATGGAAAAACTGTTAGGAATTTTAGAAAATGCAATTGTTTCAACTCCAACTGCAATACCAGCAGCTTAA
- a CDS encoding OmpP1/FadL family transporter, whose protein sequence is MKKVFILFIGVLTMSVSNSQNISDVVRYSTENLNGTARFKAMSGAFGALGGDFTAFSINPAGSAVFTNSEVAVSLSNYNNDNDVSYFGTVTNRNESEFDLNQAGIVFVFNNMGDSDWKKISLGVNVQNNNNFYNTIFATGRNQSRGIGDYFTFFANGQELGVIAQQPGESDTDTYLILGEDYGFAAQQAFLGYEGFAINPNVDDDANTSYSPNANYASGADHDYILQTSGFNRKYTFNVAAQYRDNLYLGLNINSHDVDYRERKVLIETPVDATSGLQYAEFSNELYTYGTGISFQVGAILKLKDVRLGASYQSPTWYSLNDELIQSFSTDFRDPNNPSDILRRDIFPNVVNAYKQHRIVTPGNITGSFAYIFGKQGLISFDYSLKDYTHAKIRPTNDFITTNSNIENRLQTASTYRIGGEYRIKQFSLRGGYRFEESPYKNGTTIGDLDGYSLGLGYNFGSMSVDVAYDRSEQAKNPQLFQAGLTDVANINNINSNVTVSLSFKL, encoded by the coding sequence ATGAAAAAAGTATTTATACTATTCATAGGTGTGCTTACTATGTCTGTAAGTAATTCCCAAAATATAAGCGATGTTGTTCGGTATTCTACTGAAAACTTAAACGGAACAGCGCGTTTTAAAGCAATGAGCGGAGCTTTTGGAGCTCTTGGAGGTGATTTCACTGCATTTTCAATAAACCCTGCAGGATCGGCTGTTTTCACCAATAGTGAGGTTGCAGTTTCATTGAGTAATTATAACAATGATAATGATGTTTCTTATTTTGGAACAGTTACTAATAGAAATGAATCCGAATTTGATTTGAATCAGGCCGGAATCGTTTTTGTTTTCAACAATATGGGCGATAGCGATTGGAAAAAAATATCGCTAGGTGTAAATGTTCAAAATAATAACAATTTTTACAATACTATTTTCGCCACTGGACGAAATCAGTCTAGAGGTATTGGAGATTATTTTACATTTTTTGCCAACGGACAAGAGTTAGGCGTAATTGCCCAACAACCTGGCGAAAGTGACACAGATACGTATTTGATACTTGGAGAAGATTATGGTTTTGCAGCACAACAAGCTTTTTTAGGATATGAAGGATTTGCCATTAATCCAAATGTCGATGATGATGCAAATACTTCTTACAGTCCGAATGCAAATTATGCTTCTGGAGCAGATCATGATTACATCTTACAAACTTCTGGTTTCAACAGAAAATATACATTTAATGTAGCCGCGCAATATAGAGATAATTTATATTTAGGATTAAACATAAACTCACACGATGTAGATTACAGAGAACGTAAAGTATTGATTGAAACACCTGTTGATGCTACTTCAGGTTTACAATATGCCGAATTTTCTAACGAATTATACACCTACGGAACAGGTATTTCTTTTCAAGTTGGAGCAATTTTAAAATTGAAAGATGTTCGTTTAGGAGCTTCGTATCAGTCGCCAACTTGGTATAGCTTAAATGATGAATTGATTCAAAGTTTCAGCACTGATTTTAGAGATCCAAACAATCCAAGTGACATTCTGAGAAGAGACATTTTCCCTAATGTTGTAAATGCATATAAACAACACAGAATCGTTACTCCAGGAAATATTACAGGAAGTTTTGCTTACATTTTTGGCAAACAAGGATTGATTAGTTTTGACTATTCTTTGAAAGATTACACACATGCAAAAATCCGTCCTACCAACGATTTCATTACAACTAATAGTAATATTGAAAATCGACTACAAACGGCTTCTACCTATAGAATTGGTGGTGAATACAGAATAAAACAATTCAGTTTACGTGGCGGATATCGCTTTGAGGAAAGTCCATACAAAAACGGAACAACTATTGGTGATTTAGATGGCTACTCTTTAGGATTAGGATATAATTTTGGAAGTATGTCTGTTGATGTTGCTTATGACAGAAGCGAGCAAGCTAAAAACCCACAACTTTTTCAAGCTGGTTTAACTGATGTTGCAAACATTAATAATATAAATTCAAACGTTACTGTATCACTTTCGTTTAAATTATAA
- the rho gene encoding transcription termination factor Rho → MLEISELKSKKLPELQEIAKTLAVPKYRTLKKLDLIYKILDHQAINPESVAPIIKAEPKATETTDADSSKRRRIKRDPNPRTEKKDTAPKAIPAKAVAPKAVAPKVVPSESKPEIKKPEARDPEKVTTPAPRKLNKPVRKAPEKNLNTPVHPKKEDSKKSGNEQSNSNKQQPSSHKPKKDHLQQSNKHTNKKDHSQKNNGNKDQRNRYREPDFEFDGIIESEGVLDIMQDGYGFLRSSDYNYLSSPDDIYVSQSQIRLFGLKTGDTVLGIVRPPKEGEKYFPLIKVSKINGQDPQVVRDRVAFEHLTPLFPDEKFNLAERQSTISTRIMDLFAPIGKGQRGMIVSQPKTGKTMLLKDVANAIAANHPEVYQIVLLIDERPEEVTDMQRNVKGEVIASTFDKEATDHVKVANIVLEKAKRLVECGHDVVILLDSITRLARAYNTVQPASGKILSGGVDANALHKPKRFFGAARNIEGGGSLSIIATALTETGSKMDEVIFEEFKGTGNMELQLDRKISNRRIFPAIDLTSSSTRRDDLLLDENTIQRMWVMRKYLADMNPVEAMEFINQRIKQTRNNEEFLISMNT, encoded by the coding sequence ATGTTAGAAATTTCAGAATTAAAAAGCAAAAAACTCCCCGAATTACAGGAAATAGCTAAAACTTTAGCTGTCCCGAAGTATAGGACTTTAAAAAAACTAGATTTAATTTATAAGATATTAGATCATCAAGCTATAAATCCTGAATCAGTAGCGCCTATTATAAAAGCTGAACCAAAAGCTACTGAAACTACGGATGCTGATTCAAGCAAAAGAAGGCGAATTAAGAGAGATCCTAATCCAAGAACTGAAAAGAAAGATACGGCTCCAAAGGCTATTCCAGCGAAAGCTGTTGCTCCAAAAGCTGTTGCTCCAAAGGTTGTTCCTTCGGAATCTAAGCCTGAAATAAAGAAGCCAGAAGCAAGAGATCCTGAAAAAGTAACTACTCCAGCTCCTAGAAAACTGAATAAACCAGTTCGTAAAGCTCCAGAAAAGAATTTGAATACACCTGTTCATCCTAAGAAAGAGGATTCAAAGAAGTCTGGAAATGAGCAATCAAACAGTAATAAGCAACAACCAAGTAGTCATAAACCAAAGAAAGATCATCTTCAGCAAAGTAATAAGCATACGAATAAGAAAGATCATTCACAGAAGAATAACGGAAATAAAGATCAGCGTAATCGCTACCGCGAGCCTGATTTTGAGTTTGACGGAATTATTGAAAGTGAAGGCGTTTTGGACATTATGCAAGATGGATATGGCTTTTTGAGATCATCTGATTATAATTATTTGTCATCTCCTGATGATATTTATGTATCTCAATCGCAAATTCGTTTGTTCGGATTGAAAACTGGAGATACTGTTTTAGGTATTGTTAGACCGCCGAAAGAAGGAGAAAAGTATTTTCCACTGATTAAGGTTAGTAAAATTAACGGACAAGATCCGCAAGTGGTAAGAGATCGTGTTGCTTTTGAGCATTTAACGCCATTATTTCCAGATGAGAAATTTAATTTAGCGGAACGCCAAAGCACAATTTCTACACGAATTATGGATTTATTCGCTCCTATTGGAAAAGGACAAAGAGGAATGATTGTATCGCAACCAAAAACTGGTAAAACCATGTTATTGAAAGATGTTGCCAATGCAATTGCTGCGAATCATCCTGAAGTTTATCAAATTGTTTTATTGATTGATGAACGTCCTGAGGAAGTAACCGACATGCAACGTAATGTAAAAGGAGAAGTAATTGCTTCAACTTTTGATAAAGAAGCTACAGATCACGTTAAAGTGGCTAATATTGTATTAGAAAAAGCAAAACGTTTGGTAGAATGTGGTCATGATGTAGTAATCTTGTTAGATTCTATCACAAGACTTGCTAGAGCTTATAACACCGTACAACCTGCTTCTGGAAAAATATTAAGTGGTGGTGTTGATGCAAATGCTTTACATAAACCAAAACGTTTCTTTGGAGCTGCCCGTAATATTGAAGGTGGCGGATCATTATCTATTATTGCAACTGCTTTAACAGAAACTGGTTCTAAGATGGATGAGGTTATTTTTGAAGAGTTTAAAGGAACTGGTAACATGGAACTTCAATTGGATCGTAAGATTTCTAATCGTAGAATTTTCCCTGCTATTGATCTTACTTCTTCAAGTACGCGAAGAGATGATTTATTATTAGATGAAAACACGATTCAACGTATGTGGGTAATGCGTAAGTATTTAGCTGACATGAATCCTGTAGAAGCTATGGAATTTATCAATCAACGAATTAAACAAACAAGAAATAACGAAGAGTTCTTGATTTCTATGAACACATAG
- the rpsT gene encoding 30S ribosomal protein S20 produces MANHKSALKRIRSNETKRLRNKYQHKTTRNAIKKLKDITDKKEAEALFSNVVSMIDKLAKRNIIHDNKAANLKSKLAKHVSTL; encoded by the coding sequence ATGGCAAATCACAAGTCAGCATTAAAGAGAATCAGAAGTAACGAGACGAAGCGTCTAAGAAACAAATATCAGCACAAAACTACGCGTAATGCTATTAAGAAATTAAAAGACATTACAGATAAGAAAGAAGCTGAAGCTTTATTCTCAAATGTAGTATCAATGATTGATAAGCTAGCAAAGCGTAATATTATCCATGATAATAAAGCTGCTAACTTAAAATCTAAGCTTGCTAAGCACGTAAGTACTTTATAA
- a CDS encoding DUF4293 domain-containing protein, giving the protein MIQRIQSIYMLLVAAIAGGLTFIFSLYTLESGVEVFAKDDSLYIGLFMASAILAIITIFLFKNRKLQFVLNRFNIIFNLILLGVFVYRMLTLSGETAVSEKGIGIIIPIISIVLLVLANRAIKKDEDLVKSVDRLR; this is encoded by the coding sequence ATGATTCAAAGAATACAAAGTATATACATGTTATTAGTCGCGGCAATAGCTGGTGGTTTAACATTTATATTCAGTTTGTATACACTAGAAAGTGGCGTAGAAGTTTTTGCAAAAGACGATTCATTGTATATTGGTTTATTCATGGCGTCAGCAATATTAGCCATCATCACTATCTTTTTATTCAAAAATAGAAAATTACAATTTGTGTTGAATCGGTTCAACATCATATTTAACCTTATTTTATTAGGAGTTTTTGTATATCGAATGCTAACGTTATCTGGAGAGACAGCAGTCTCAGAGAAAGGTATTGGGATCATTATTCCGATTATTTCTATCGTTTTATTAGTGCTCGCAAACCGAGCAATTAAAAAGGATGAAGATCTTGTAAAATCTGTAGATCGATTACGATAA
- the proS gene encoding proline--tRNA ligase, producing MSKKLTKRTEDYSKWYNELVVKADLAENSAVRGCMVIKPYGYAIWEKMQAQLDKMFKETGHENAYFPLFVPKSLFEAEEKNAEGFAKECAVVTHYRLKSDPDNEGKLIVDPNAKLEEELIVRPTSEAIIWSTYKKWIQSYRDLPILINQWANVVRWEMRTRLFLRTAEFLWQEGHTAHATKAEAITESLLMQKVYAEFAEDFMAMPVIKGAKTESERFAGAVDTHTIEALMQDGKALQAGTSHFLGQNFAEAFDVKYVTKEGKQELVWATSWGVSTRLVGGLIMTHSDDAGLVLPPKLAPIQVVFVPIYKNDEQFDAIAEKVTEITDQLKAKGVSFKFDKRDTLRPGAKFAEWELKGVPLRIAIGARDLENGTLEIARRDTFEKQSVAQDEVVETVLNLLEKIQENLFSKAKNYRDEHTTTVDTFEEFKNVIEKKGGFVLAHWDGTAETENKIKELTKATIRCIPLDALEEEGKCVYSGQKSTKRVLFAKAY from the coding sequence ATGAGCAAGAAATTAACAAAGAGAACAGAGGATTACTCAAAATGGTATAACGAATTGGTCGTAAAGGCTGATTTAGCTGAGAACTCAGCCGTTAGAGGTTGTATGGTAATCAAACCGTATGGCTATGCAATTTGGGAAAAAATGCAGGCACAATTAGATAAAATGTTTAAAGAAACTGGACATGAAAACGCCTATTTTCCACTATTTGTACCAAAAAGTCTCTTTGAAGCAGAAGAAAAAAACGCAGAAGGCTTCGCAAAAGAGTGTGCAGTCGTAACACATTATCGATTAAAATCGGATCCAGATAACGAAGGAAAACTCATTGTTGACCCAAATGCAAAACTAGAAGAAGAGCTAATTGTGCGTCCAACAAGTGAAGCAATTATTTGGAGCACCTATAAAAAATGGATTCAATCATACAGAGATTTACCAATCTTAATCAATCAGTGGGCAAATGTTGTGCGTTGGGAAATGCGTACGCGTTTATTCTTAAGAACAGCCGAATTTTTATGGCAAGAAGGACACACAGCACACGCAACAAAAGCAGAAGCCATAACGGAATCACTACTAATGCAAAAAGTATATGCTGAATTTGCAGAAGATTTCATGGCAATGCCAGTTATAAAAGGAGCAAAAACTGAAAGCGAACGTTTTGCAGGAGCAGTAGATACCCATACAATTGAAGCGTTAATGCAAGATGGGAAAGCATTACAAGCTGGAACATCGCACTTTTTAGGGCAAAACTTTGCAGAAGCATTCGATGTAAAATATGTAACCAAAGAAGGAAAACAAGAATTAGTTTGGGCAACCTCTTGGGGAGTTTCTACGCGATTAGTAGGCGGATTAATTATGACACACAGTGACGACGCAGGATTGGTATTGCCACCAAAACTAGCGCCAATCCAAGTTGTATTTGTACCGATATATAAAAATGATGAGCAATTTGATGCAATTGCTGAAAAAGTAACAGAAATAACCGATCAATTAAAAGCAAAAGGAGTTTCTTTCAAGTTTGATAAAAGAGATACGCTACGACCAGGCGCCAAATTTGCTGAATGGGAATTAAAAGGAGTTCCATTACGAATTGCCATAGGCGCACGTGATCTAGAAAATGGTACGCTAGAAATTGCTCGTAGAGATACATTTGAAAAACAATCAGTAGCACAAGACGAAGTCGTAGAAACTGTTTTAAATCTCTTAGAGAAAATTCAAGAAAACTTATTCTCCAAAGCAAAAAATTACAGAGATGAACATACTACAACAGTAGATACATTTGAAGAATTCAAAAATGTAATAGAAAAGAAAGGCGGATTTGTTTTAGCACATTGGGATGGTACAGCGGAAACAGAAAATAAAATAAAAGAATTAACAAAAGCAACTATTCGTTGTATTCCTCTAGATGCTTTGGAAGAAGAAGGGAAATGTGTATATTCGGGACAGAAATCAACTAAGAGAGTGTTATTTGCAAAAGCATATTAA
- a CDS encoding type II toxin-antitoxin system RelE/ParE family toxin, whose product MKIIYKDTFVERFEKQLKYIAKNNPKSARKLKSELLQRIKSIPENPYLFRKSIYFENDSIRDLVHKGYTIVFRIHENQIELFGFIRFQEKPTD is encoded by the coding sequence ATGAAAATCATATATAAAGATACTTTTGTTGAAAGATTTGAAAAACAATTAAAATATATTGCAAAGAATAATCCAAAATCTGCAAGAAAGCTAAAGTCTGAGTTACTACAACGAATTAAAAGTATACCTGAAAACCCATATTTATTCCGAAAATCAATCTACTTTGAAAATGATTCAATAAGAGATTTAGTTCATAAAGGATATACAATAGTATTTAGAATACATGAAAATCAAATTGAACTTTTTGGATTCATTAGATTTCAAGAAAAACCAACTGACTAG